The following DNA comes from Moritella sp. 24.
CGTCTATCTCTCGCGATCATCATTAATTACTCGGGTAACAGATACCACTGCCACCAAGACCGCAATAGCCTTGAGGGTTTTTAGCAAGATATTGTTGATGGTCGGCCTCTGCATAATAAAATGGAGCAGCAAGATCGACTTCAGTCGTAATAGACTCTGTACTACCTGCATCCGTCAGTGCCTGCTGATAATGTGCAGCAGATGCTCTTGCTTGCGACAGTTGCAACTTAGTCGAGCAGTAAATAGCAGAACGGTATTGCGTCCCTTGATCGGCACCTTGACGCATACCTTGCGTTGGCTGATGATTTTCCCAGAACAAGATCAGAAGCTCTGCGAAACTAATAACTTCGGGATCAAATACCACTAGCACAGATTCAGTGTGTCCCGTTTGACCACTGCATACTTGTTGGTAGCGAGGGTGTACGGTATAGCCACCTTGATAACCTACCGCTGTCGTAACGACACCAGGTATTGACCAAAATAAGCGTTCCGCGCCCCAAAAACAGCCCATTGCAAAATAACAAACCTGATATTGTGCAACAAAAGGCGGTACCATATTCGTTCCAGACACATAATGTAATGCATCAACAGTAATGGCCGTCGGATTATCAGGTAGTGCATCTGATTCACTAACCATTGTTAATTTATTTTTTGTAAAAAACATAGTGAACTCCCGCGTTAATTAATCAAAAGCAACAAGTTACTTAAACATATCATCGCCAATTTGATCGATGAATAGCTTACATTTTTGTAGTGTGATTTGTTCAGCTTGTTGCTTGCTCATACAAAGATCAGAACGAATAAATGAATGTGTTAAATTTTTCGCGTCCTCATCACCTTCAACTGGCTTTTCAATTAAACCCGCAACACGGTATTGTCCAGCCTCTTCAGTCGGCATTACAAAAATAAGATAGCCATTGTAATGTACTGGTTCAACTGTTGGTGAGTTGTCGACAGGTACCGTCTCTGAGCCAGAAAAAAGTTGTTTTAAGAATCCGAACATGAAATAACAGCCAATTTAATTGTTTGATAGTTAATCAGAGTATAATCAGCAAGCTAGAACAGAGCAATAGTCTTGCGGCAGTAATGACATTAGTTTACATCATCATTTTCAATACGTAGTTCCTATTAATAAAGTGATGCTTTAACGCAGCACTCGCATGCAGCAAGATTGACAGTCATAAAAAAGGCTCCTTACCACAACAGTAAGAAGCCTCAATAACACGTTGAACCAGTGCTAACTAAACCCTAAATTAGAGAATACGTTTAAGGAGCATATCCAAACGTGTTGTTTTAATGCGACGCATAAACTTCTTCACGGGTGCAGGATAATCAGACAACGATTCTAAGTCTGATAAATGTTTAATACGACGAGTATTTTTCAATACGTGTTCTTGTTCTGCTTGCAACGTGTCTTTTAATAACTGCTTAGTATCATGGATAAGAATACCATTCTCTAAATCTAAGCCCCATGCACGTGGGTTTAAGTTATTACCCGTTAATAAGTGATATTTATAATCACAACACATACCTTTAAGGTGGAAGCTATTACCTTCATCTTTCCATAAACGTACGTTAAGCAGTCCTTTATCGATAAACGGTTGGCACGTTTTAACGAACTTATACAGGTAACTTTCGTAGATATACGGTAATGCAGAAATCACTTTAAACGGTTCTGACGGCGGAATGAAAAAATCATTCGCTGTTTTGTCACCAATCACCAAGGTTACTTTCACGTTACGTTTTAATAGACGCTTAATATCTTTCGATATTGATAACGGTAAATTAAAATAAGGCGTGAAAATAGTTACTTCACTTTCTACTGAACGCAGTAGATTAGTAATAGTTTGATTAAGCTTATTACCGTGACGGCCAAAGCCCGAAATCGGTGTAATACCCACTTCATTACTTTCTGGTGTGGTATTAATATAATGATACTGTGCACTGCGTAGCGTTTGCTTAAACTGACGAATATCTTGCTTTAACGCCTTGCTTGATGGAATAGCCTCGTCATCAAGTCGAGTTACGGCATTTTGGCTAACAAAATAGTCTTCTAAATAAGCAACCATAGAATCTGCTAATGCAGGGTTGTACAGTACATGGTAACGATCACAGCGGTATTTATCTGCTTGATGTAAATAAATATCGTTAATACTCGCGCCGCTATACAATACTGAGTCATCAAAAATAAAGCCTTTAAGATGCAATACACCTAATACTTCTTTACCTTTAACTGGCACGCCTAAAATAGTTACTTTATCGCCGAGCTTTTTACGCATCTCTTTATAGAGATCAGCATTGCCGCCATTTTCTTTTTGGCCAATAAGGCCTCGTTGTGCGCGATGAAAATCAACGAACACTTTAATTACTAAGCCAGGATTATTAACGCGCGCTTGATAAAGCGCATTAAGGATTTCTCTGCCTGCCTCATCATCTTGAAGATATAAGGCCGAAATATAAATGCGTTTCGAAGATGAAGCAATTAAGTTGAGTATTTTTGCTTTAAAATCACGCGCTGAAAGTAAAACATCAATATGCCCTGCCGACATTGGCAGTTGCTTTAAGTTGGTAATCGTAGATTGATAAAACTCTAATGATTTCATATGTTGTTTCAAGCTGATTTATAAAAGTTAATCGATAATTATCACTGATTACAGCAATGATTGCTATTTATCTCTGCAAATATTAGACGTCGATGCAAAAAAATTACATTTCTTCACAGAAGTTACACAAGTAACGGGAAATAATAATCAATAGATGACACCTATCAATTATTATTTAATAAACAATTTCATTTTATTTCAGAAAAACATATTATGTACGCATCAAGAGTGAATTCACTCACTAGCAACTGGTACTGACATTAAAGTACGTATAGAGTGCTAACCAATTTTATTTACGCGGAGTATTTTTATTATGTTTACAGTTATCTTTGGTCGTCCTGGTTGCCCATTTTGCGTTCGTGCAAAACAAATTGCAGAAACATTAAAAACTGAAAACGAAGATTTTGACTTCAACTACATCGATATGCTTGCAGAAGGCATCAGCAAAGCTGACCTAGAAAAATCAGCAGGCGTACCAGTAAACACTGTTCCGCAAATCTTTATCGACCAAAAACATGTTGGCGGTTGCACTGAATTTGAACAGTATGCAAAAGAAAACTTGGGTCTATACGCATAAGGTCTAACAATGTCTTTATTAAATAAGATTCGTTGTGCATTTACCTTAGGGCAAGGCGTATTAATCGACTTGCCCGACCTTGATCCCAGTGTTGATCCGTTTGAACAGTTTCAGAACTGGTTTCAAGCGGCGCAAGACTGCGGCATCGTATTACCAGAATCAATGACAGTATCGACTGTTGATGCTAATGGTTACCCTTCTTGCCGTGTTGTACTACTTAAAGAATTGAGCAAAGAAGGCTTTGTTTTCTTTACCAATTACGACAGTAGAAAAGGCCAAGAGTTAACACTCAATCCACATATCGCGTTAACATTCCATTGGAATATTTTACAGCGTCAAGTGCGTATTCAAGGTGTTGTCGAAAAACTCTCAGCTGAAGATTCGAATGCTTACTTCCAGTCTCGTGGACGTGGTAGCCGAATCGGCGCATGGGCATCAAAACAAAGTTCAGTCATCTCTTCTCGCAAAGACCTCGAACAACAAGTTAAGCAGTTCACAGACAAATTTGCGAATAAAGAAGTACCATTACCTGAGTTTTGGGGCGGCTATGTTGTCAAACCAAGCAGTATTGAGTTTTGGCAAGGTAAAGCGGATCGTTTACATGATCGCTTTAGCTATGTAAAAGAGGGTGATAATTGGCAGGTTGATCGTCTAGCACCCTAGTGCCGTTACGTAACGAGCTATGGCTGTTCGAATATAGGTTATGTCGATTAAAGCAGGTAAATTTATTTACCTGCTTTTTTTATCTCTACATTATAGCTAATTAAACATTACAACCAAGCTAACTTTTCAAACATGTCGGCAACCCGGTTTAGCTCAGCGTCTAAGCTCACAGCGTGATCATCTGCATCACCCTCCCAGCCTAAGTTCGCTAAAAACTGGTTGATAAAGCCCTTATTATCAAATAAGCCATGCAGGTAACAGCCATACACATTACCTTGTTGCCAACCTAAATCAGTTTCAATAAAGTTTTTGCATGTACTATGCAGGCGGTGTTCTTGAGCGCCCTCTTTTAGACTTATCTGGGTTTTACCATGATGGATTTCATAGCCCGATAATTTAAGGCCTTGCCAATCAATCTCACGTTGTTTAGTTGTTTTAGTTTCTGCGTGGGCTGTTACTATCGGTAATAAACCTAATCCCTGTTCATCGCCCCCTTCTATATGGTGCGGATCAAGAATGTGTTCACCTAATAACTGCATCCCACCACAAATACCTAAAATAGGCTGACCACGCTGTGCCGCTTTATGGATCTCATTGGCGAGTCCAGACTCACGTAAGTGTAATAAACTTGCAGCGGTATTTTTACTACCGGGTAAAATGATGGCATCAAAGTCAATTAACGATTGCCCATCACGCAACGGAACGACACTGACATTATCTTGATGAATCAAGTTATCGAATTCATCCATATTCGCAGCATACGGGTAAGCGACGAGTGCAATGTTGATGTGCCCACGTTTATAAGTAGCACGGTGATGCAAAGTATCTTCTTCAGGTAAACGATGTGGAAAATAATGAATATTAGCCACGGTCGGTATACCCGTTTTATCTTCTAACCAATCCATTGCATTACCAAGTAGCAGCGGATCACCACGGAATTTATTTAATACAAACCCTTTAATCAGTTTCTGCTCTTCTTCTGCAAGGCACATAAACGTACCCAGAAGATGCGCAAATGCGCCACCCTTATCGATATCTGCCACCAAATACACATCTGCATTACAAGCGAGTGCGACACTCATGTTAACAATATCACTAGCACGTAAATTTACTTCAGCGGGGCTACCTGCACCTTCAATGATCACTTGCTGATATTCTTGCTGCAGCTCAGACAGCGCATGTTCAACATGCTCAAACAGATGCGCTTTACGCTCCATCCATGGAGTGTTGCTCAATTCAGGGGCTGGCTTGCCATTTAAAATGAGTTGGCTCTGTGTATCTGCACTCGGCTTTAATAATACCGGATTCATGCGGACATCAGGCATCACTTTCGCAGCGATGGCTTGTAGATACTGAGCACGGCCGATCTCGTCACCTTGGGCGGTAACAGCAGCATTATTACTCATATTTTGCGCTTTAAAGGGAGCCACATTGACACCACGATTAGCAAACATACGGCATAGACCCGCAACAACGAAACTCTTACCGGCGTCGCTGGTACACCCCATAATCATGATTGGCTTTGTCATTTTATCTTCTACTTGAATTCAAATATTAAGTGCAATCGGTTACTGAAAAGTAAGGTCGGTAAGTTTTAAAAACGACTTACGTTCACCATGCTTATATACTTCAACTTGCGCAAGTTGGTAATCGAGTTTCGGAATAAACCAGTAATAGGTAGCACGGTTTTTTTTCTTCTTAACTTCTTTCACTTTAACCGCAGTCATGTCACCAAATATAGTGTTAAGGGTTTCTTCCTGTACGACTTCAAACTGGATAGTCTCTAGCTTCTTTTCGAATACCCATTCATAACTCAATTCAGTCTTACCTAACCGCAGATCATTTTGTACTAAAATGGTCAAGGCACCCACATCGATCACATCCGGCTTTGATTTTATTTCAACATGGCCATCTTCAAAATCCATTAAAATGTCACCGTTATCTTCAAAAGAAGCCGACGATACATCGCCAAACCCCATTATCGATGTTTCATGCTCGTAACGGTCTGCAGTGAGTACATTATCTTTAAAATCAAACCAAGAATTATTTACATAGTCACCAGTACCCAATAATACGCTGGCTTCTGTTGTGAGTTTATAACTATCACCATTTAAACGACGTAATGTACGTTCGCCATTACCAAATTTTACGTCTTTGTAGTACACCGCATATTTAGCTTGAAAAGGATATAACTCAGCTTGTGCAGCAGATACAGTCATAGCATAAGTCCCTATACTCAGAATGATAAAGTGTAGCAAATGTGAAAATACTTTCATTTTATATCGACTCCGTTATAAACACTGCCCGCATCAAGTTAATACGGGTCTGAACTATTTTTTAGTAATTTGATAATCACGTAACTTATTAGCAATAGCCGTGTGCGATACACCTAAGCGTTTTGCCAATTGACGTGTACTTGGATATGACGGATATAATCGTTGCAATAATAATTTTTCAAAACGCTTACATGCTTCATCTAATGAACCATCAAATAAAGCTTCATCATAACTTTCAGTCACCGTATGCGGTAAGTTCAAATCACATGGGTTTAGCGTATCCCCTTCTAACAAGGTTAGTGCGTGATACAGCACATTACGTAATTCACGTACATTACCAGGCCAAGGGTACGTTTGTAGTAAGTCTAATACGTTACGACTTAACTGTGGTTTGGTTCGCTGTAATTCGTGACTAAACACAGTACAGAAAGAATGACATAAGGGTACAATATCTTCTTTACGATCACGTAATGCAGGTACTGTCATTGAGAGTACATTTAAACGATAGTAGAGGTCTTGACGGAATTTACCTTCACTGATTAACTTGGCGAGATCGTTTTGTGTTGTACAAAAAATACGGACATCGACACGTACTTCTTGTTCATCACCCACACGTCGAAAACAACCCGTTTCTAATAAACGTAAAAACTTAGTTTGCAAGTACGGCGACATATCACCAATTTCATCAAGTAGTACGGAACCTTCATTCGCGAGTTCAAAAATACCACGTTTGGTTTCACCATCATCAGTAACAACACCAAACAATTCAGACTCTGCAACCGCATCAGGTACCGCAGCACAGTTCAACGCCAAAAATTGATTTTGTGAGCGCCCACTTGCTTGGTGACAGGCTTTAGCAATGAGTTCTTTACCTGCGCCAGTTTCACCTAAGATCATCAAAGGTGCATCTAACATGGCTAATTTTTTTGCCGTGTTAATTAACGCGTTCATTTTATCGCTTTTAGCATGGATCTCATCAAATGCCGCAAACTGAAAAGTACGTAAAAAGTTAAATTGCTTACCAATGCGACCAACTGATTTAAGAATAATGACGGCACCAACAAGTTCATCAGGGGTGACAGTCGCCATTGCTTTAGACTGTACAACTTGATTGATATCACTGCTAATGCTCAAGGGTAAAATATCACCAAGAAAGTCTTCATCAAGCAAGGTTAATTTTTGTGTTTGAGCACAAACCTCATCTGATTCCAACCATTTTGAAATAGAAAAACCTTTTACGAAATTACTGACACAGTGGCCCTTCACTTGCGATTCAGATAACCCAAGTGCAGTTAACGCGGGTGAGTTAACTAAAGAAACAAGACCTTTCACATCGACCGAGAATACAATATCTGGTAAGTTAGTCATCAAAGTTTGAATTTCTTGATGCTCAAGTTCAGAAGGCAAATAGCTAACTGTTTTAACATCACACACACCGCTAATACGACGAAGACTCGTCATTAAAGCCTGCAAATCAGAGAACTCTAGATTAGGTGATTTAATAAATATTCGGTCTGGCTGCTGGATCTCAATCGCTGATAAATTAATATCACGTGCTAAAAAACAATCAAGAATCTCTCGACTAATACCGACTCTATCTTCACAAACT
Coding sequences within:
- the msrA gene encoding peptide-methionine (S)-S-oxide reductase MsrA, which codes for MFFTKNKLTMVSESDALPDNPTAITVDALHYVSGTNMVPPFVAQYQVCYFAMGCFWGAERLFWSIPGVVTTAVGYQGGYTVHPRYQQVCSGQTGHTESVLVVFDPEVISFAELLILFWENHQPTQGMRQGADQGTQYRSAIYCSTKLQLSQARASAAHYQQALTDAGSTESITTEVDLAAPFYYAEADHQQYLAKNPQGYCGLGGSGICYPSN
- a CDS encoding HlyU family transcriptional regulator, which codes for MFGFLKQLFSGSETVPVDNSPTVEPVHYNGYLIFVMPTEEAGQYRVAGLIEKPVEGDEDAKNLTHSFIRSDLCMSKQQAEQITLQKCKLFIDQIGDDMFK
- the pssA gene encoding CDP-diacylglycerol--serine O-phosphatidyltransferase, giving the protein MKSLEFYQSTITNLKQLPMSAGHIDVLLSARDFKAKILNLIASSSKRIYISALYLQDDEAGREILNALYQARVNNPGLVIKVFVDFHRAQRGLIGQKENGGNADLYKEMRKKLGDKVTILGVPVKGKEVLGVLHLKGFIFDDSVLYSGASINDIYLHQADKYRCDRYHVLYNPALADSMVAYLEDYFVSQNAVTRLDDEAIPSSKALKQDIRQFKQTLRSAQYHYINTTPESNEVGITPISGFGRHGNKLNQTITNLLRSVESEVTIFTPYFNLPLSISKDIKRLLKRNVKVTLVIGDKTANDFFIPPSEPFKVISALPYIYESYLYKFVKTCQPFIDKGLLNVRLWKDEGNSFHLKGMCCDYKYHLLTGNNLNPRAWGLDLENGILIHDTKQLLKDTLQAEQEHVLKNTRRIKHLSDLESLSDYPAPVKKFMRRIKTTRLDMLLKRIL
- a CDS encoding GrxA family glutaredoxin yields the protein MFTVIFGRPGCPFCVRAKQIAETLKTENEDFDFNYIDMLAEGISKADLEKSAGVPVNTVPQIFIDQKHVGGCTEFEQYAKENLGLYA
- the pdxH gene encoding pyridoxamine 5'-phosphate oxidase gives rise to the protein MSLLNKIRCAFTLGQGVLIDLPDLDPSVDPFEQFQNWFQAAQDCGIVLPESMTVSTVDANGYPSCRVVLLKELSKEGFVFFTNYDSRKGQELTLNPHIALTFHWNILQRQVRIQGVVEKLSAEDSNAYFQSRGRGSRIGAWASKQSSVISSRKDLEQQVKQFTDKFANKEVPLPEFWGGYVVKPSSIEFWQGKADRLHDRFSYVKEGDNWQVDRLAP
- a CDS encoding cobyric acid synthase; amino-acid sequence: MTKPIMIMGCTSDAGKSFVVAGLCRMFANRGVNVAPFKAQNMSNNAAVTAQGDEIGRAQYLQAIAAKVMPDVRMNPVLLKPSADTQSQLILNGKPAPELSNTPWMERKAHLFEHVEHALSELQQEYQQVIIEGAGSPAEVNLRASDIVNMSVALACNADVYLVADIDKGGAFAHLLGTFMCLAEEEQKLIKGFVLNKFRGDPLLLGNAMDWLEDKTGIPTVANIHYFPHRLPEEDTLHHRATYKRGHINIALVAYPYAANMDEFDNLIHQDNVSVVPLRDGQSLIDFDAIILPGSKNTAASLLHLRESGLANEIHKAAQRGQPILGICGGMQLLGEHILDPHHIEGGDEQGLGLLPIVTAHAETKTTKQREIDWQGLKLSGYEIHHGKTQISLKEGAQEHRLHSTCKNFIETDLGWQQGNVYGCYLHGLFDNKGFINQFLANLGWEGDADDHAVSLDAELNRVADMFEKLAWL
- a CDS encoding DUF3108 domain-containing protein codes for the protein MTVSAAQAELYPFQAKYAVYYKDVKFGNGERTLRRLNGDSYKLTTEASVLLGTGDYVNNSWFDFKDNVLTADRYEHETSIMGFGDVSSASFEDNGDILMDFEDGHVEIKSKPDVIDVGALTILVQNDLRLGKTELSYEWVFEKKLETIQFEVVQEETLNTIFGDMTAVKVKEVKKKKNRATYYWFIPKLDYQLAQVEVYKHGERKSFLKLTDLTFQ
- the tyrR gene encoding transcriptional regulator TyrR; translated protein: MRLELVCEDRVGISREILDCFLARDINLSAIEIQQPDRIFIKSPNLEFSDLQALMTSLRRISGVCDVKTVSYLPSELEHQEIQTLMTNLPDIVFSVDVKGLVSLVNSPALTALGLSESQVKGHCVSNFVKGFSISKWLESDEVCAQTQKLTLLDEDFLGDILPLSISSDINQVVQSKAMATVTPDELVGAVIILKSVGRIGKQFNFLRTFQFAAFDEIHAKSDKMNALINTAKKLAMLDAPLMILGETGAGKELIAKACHQASGRSQNQFLALNCAAVPDAVAESELFGVVTDDGETKRGIFELANEGSVLLDEIGDMSPYLQTKFLRLLETGCFRRVGDEQEVRVDVRIFCTTQNDLAKLISEGKFRQDLYYRLNVLSMTVPALRDRKEDIVPLCHSFCTVFSHELQRTKPQLSRNVLDLLQTYPWPGNVRELRNVLYHALTLLEGDTLNPCDLNLPHTVTESYDEALFDGSLDEACKRFEKLLLQRLYPSYPSTRQLAKRLGVSHTAIANKLRDYQITKK